The Callospermophilus lateralis isolate mCalLat2 chromosome 20, mCalLat2.hap1, whole genome shotgun sequence genome includes the window agagaagccctatgaatgcaaacaatgtggaaaagcctttgctaTGTCCCATCAGCTTAACACACATGGaagaacacacactggagagaagccctatgaatgtcaacaatgtggaaaagcctttgctaGATCTGGTGACCTTCACATACATGAAAgaactcatactggagaaaagccctatgaatgtaagcagtgtggaaaagcctttgctaCATCCCGTCAGCTTCATAAACATGGaagaacacacactggagagaagccctatgaatgtcaacaatgtggaaaagcctacACTACTGCCTTTTACCTTCGGATACATAAacaaactcatactggagagaagccctatgaatgcaaacaatgtggaaaagcctttgctaCATCCTCTCAGCTTCGTGCACACGAAagaacacatactggagagaagccttatgaatgcaaacaatgtggaaaagcctttgctaGGTCCCATCAGCTTAACGGCCATGGAAgaaaacacactggagagaagccctatgaatttaagcagtgtggcaaagcctttgctaGATCTAGTTACCTTCAGATTCATGGAAGAACACATACTAGAAAGAAACCCTTTGGATGTCAACAATGTGGAAAAACGTTTGCTTCATCCTTTCATCTTCACATACATGGAAGAATGCATACCGGAGAAAAGCCCTATAAATGtgaacaatgtggaaaagcctttgctgCTGCCTCTTCCCTTCAGTTACATGaacgaattcatactggagagaagccctatgaatgtaagcagtgtggcaaagccttcagTCAGTCCTCTGCCCTTCACTCACATGAacaaactcatactggagagaagccctatgattgtaagcagtgtggcaaagcctttgctaGATCTTTTGACCTTCACATACATGAAAgaactcatactggagaaaagccctatgaatgtaagcagtgtggcaaagcctttgctgCATCCCGTCTGCTTCGTAAACATGAAagaacacatactggagagaagccctatgaatgcaaacaatgtggaaaagcctttgctaCATCCTCTCAGCTTAACACACATGGAAGAAcacatactggagaaaagccctatgaatgcaaacaatgtggaaaagcctttgctaCATCCTCTCAGCTTAACACACATGGaagaacacacactggagagaagccctatgaatgtcaacaatgtggaaaagcctacACTACTGCCTTTTACCTTCGGATACATAAacaaactcatactggagagaagccctaagaATGGAAGCAGGGTGGCAAAACCTTTGTTAGATCCAGTGACCTTCACAGACATGGAagaacacatactggagagaagccctatgaatgcaaacaatgtggaaaagcctttgctaCATCCTCTCAGCTTCGTGCACACGAAagaacacatactggagagaagccttatgaatgcaaacaatgtggaaaagcctttgctaGGTCCCATCAGCTTAACAGCCATGGaagaacacacactggagagaagccctatgaatgtaagcagtgtggcaaagcctttgctaGATCTGGTGACCTTCACATACATGAAAgaactcatactggagaaaagccctatgaatgtaagcagtgtggcaaagcctttgctgCATCCCGTGTGCTTCATAAACATGAAAGaatacatactggagagaagccctatgaatgcaaataatgtggaaaagcctttgctaCATCCTATAAGCTTAACAGACATAGaagaacacacactggagagaagccctatgaatgtcaacAATGTGGAAAGGCCTACACTACTGCCTTTTGCCTTCATATACATAAACacactcatactggagagaagccctatgaatgtaagcagtgtggcaaagccttcactcAGCCATCTTACCTTCACTCACATGAACAAACTCATAGTGGAGAGAAGCCCTaagaatgtaagcagtgtggcaaagcctttgctaGATCTGGTGACCTTCACACACATGGaagaactcatactggagagaagccctatgaatgcaaacaatgtggaaaagcctttgctaCAGCCTCTCAGATTAACAGACATGGAAGAACACAcagtggagagaagccctatgaatgcaaacaatgtggaaaagcctttgctaCATCCTATCAGCTTAACACACATGAAAGAAGACACATTggtgagaagccctatgaatgtcaacaatgtggaaaagcctacACTACTTCCTTTTACCTTCAGATGCATAAACACActaatactggagagaagccctaagaAAGGAAGCAGTGTGGCAAAGGCTTTGCTAGATCCAGTGACCTTCACAGACATGGAAGAAtgtatactggagagaagcccaatGAATGTCAACAACGTGGAGAAGCCTTTGCCAAATCTTGTCTGCTTCACACATGTGAAAGAACACATACTGCATAGAAATCGTATGCATGAAAACAATTGGTAAACTCTTCTGTTATTACTGTTTCACTCATATACATGTAGGCAGTTTACTGGAGAAAAATCCTTTGAATGTGAAATATAGTAAATGAGTatttcatgtcatcctcaaagacAAAAGAGGCTCACACTgctgaaaatgtgtgtgtgtgtgtgtgtcagagagagagagagagagagagagagagagagagagagagagaaagattgatCAATCAATCGATCCACTGGGGATTTAGTCtggtggtgctctaccactgagctacattccagttcctttttactttttattttgagacagggacttgctgagtttcttagggcgttcctaaggtgctgaggctagcctctaaCATTGATTCTTTagaatcagcctcttgagtctCAGGAATTaaaggcatacaccaccacatcCAACTGAATAActctttaaatgtgaaaaatatcaCAAATCATTCCATTTTCCCTGTTGCCTTCAAAGCCATTTCACTCACATTGAAAAACAAACCCTCTGAATTTGGAGGATTTGCTACATTCTTTCAGCTTCGTTTCCTTTCTTATATATGAAAACACTCATGCAGAGAAGCCCTGTGAATGTGAGAAATGTAGGAAATCTTctagttttctcatttttttcctaaggACTGGAAATATTGTTTtggaataaaaagaataaatcctATGCAAGTAAGAAATATAAAGGGTTCAGCCGTTCTAGTTTTGTTCAGTTGTATGAAAGGACTCATACTGTAGAAAATGCTGAGGATAAGCCATGTGGGGAAGTATTCAGCTTTCAGAGTTTTCTCTGAAGGCATAAAAGAATTCACATCTGTGAAAATCCTTTTTCTATCTTTAAAAattgcagtaacactttaaagTTTCCAGGTCCCTTTGAGAAGCATTTAAGAAATCACACTGGAGAAAAGCCCTACATGTAGAAATGTGGTGAGAACTTTGCATGTTTCGGATCCATTTGAACTTGTTGAGActtgaggaaaattttattttctttcattttatttatttattttgagataaccaGTATAGCTGTGTGAAAATGGTGTGtgccttcatttcttttttttttatgtattcagATGTAACAAAAACTAGACCCTGGGTTGGAGAGGAGCATTGCATCAGCATGAAGATTTGAAAGCAACATGTTTTTCTGGGTTAAATCtctcttattgttagattccattttcctgtattttaagtcttttgtgtcTAATGTTTCATTACATATTGTGTATGTTAGTTTAGGCCTCTCCACTCCAGCCTTTGGTACAGATTGGTGAAATGGCGCTTCTgaacttctttcctctctttctttgttcagatttcacccaggagtcctctaccactgagtttctCTGCGGTCcttttaattgttattttttgagatggggtgagGCTGGCAGCTGGGACCATAGGGATGTGTTTTTGTACCCTGCAGCTGGCCTCTTCCTTTTCCTTGATTGCTTATTGATCTGTTGATGACTCTGGGACCACCACTCTTGTCACTTGTGCTTGTTCTAAGGCTCATGTATTGTGCTGTATGTAGGCACAATAAAGAGCATTATAAAATAATGTCATTTGTgtatattctttagagaggcactTTCTCAAAATACATTTTGCCCTATACTTGAgttgctttctcttttctttttccagtTCTGTGGACCGAAtcctgccttgtgcatgctaggcaggcattCTAGCACTGAACACTCTGTAGCTCAGAGGGTGAGTTTGCTTCTGCTGTGAGTGTGGACCGCACTGATAATCACATCAGCAGATGTAGCTCTGCAGGTCTTTCTCCACAATTGCAGCTGATCTCTTCCTTCTTAAAGGTCTTTTATaccagtgaatttttttttaaaaaaactacatCCAACTTAGGTTTTCTCCCCATGAATAATACTTAGGTGGAATATGCCAGAAAACCCAGGCTTGATTTCTCTCTGTGTTTTAGAGTACCTCAGTAGCCCTGGAAAAAATTGTGTGCTGGTTTTCTTAATACACATTACATGACCAAAGGCTTGGTAAGGAGCTTCCCAGTCTGATGTCCTAATATAGTGGCACTTCCTTCTCTACCAAATAATCTTAAATAAGCTTCTCAAGAGACCTTCACCATAATTTTCTTTCAACAGAATGTCAGGAAAAGATTTTGCAATGATCTCAATGTGGGTTATAACACAGACTTCTGCTTTTGTGGA containing:
- the LOC143385607 gene encoding LOW QUALITY PROTEIN: uncharacterized protein LOC143385607 (The sequence of the model RefSeq protein was modified relative to this genomic sequence to represent the inferred CDS: substituted 3 bases at 3 genomic stop codons); amino-acid sequence: MISVTFEDVAVNFTKEEWAFLDTSQKNLYRDVMLEVVRNLASIGNKWEDKTTEDQIENSGSNLRHITSHSGHKYYKHEECEEKPCEFKQYRKSQVSLKSVHTQMLLQTGDRPYESTICGKVISCSSDIQRHEETHTGWQPYECQQCGEASSSLPGVQRHMITHSGGKPFQCEVCGKAFHFSSLFRRHERTHSGEKLYECKQDGHIFISHTSLQKHRITHTGNAHFKCKACGKDFAYPRLLGIRQNTHTGEKAYECKQCGKAFATSHQLHKHGRIHTGEKPYECKQCGKAFARSGDLHIHERTHTGEKPYECKQCGKAFAASRLLHKHGRTHTGEKPYECKQCGKAFARSSYLQIHGRTHTRKKPFGCQQCGKTFASSFHLHIHGRMHTGEKPYECEQCGKAFAAASYLQIHERIHTGEKPYECKQCGKAFTRSSALHSHEQTHTGEKPYDCKQCGKAFARSFDLHIHERTHTGEKPYECKQCGKAFAASRLLRKHERTHTGEKPYECKQCGKAFATSSQLNTHGRTHTGEKPYVCKQCGKAFATSPQLHAHGRTHTGEKPYECKQCGKAFAMSHQLNTHGRTHTGEKPYECQQCGKAFARSGDLHIHERTHTGEKPYECKQCGKAFATSRQLHKHGRTHTGEKPYECQQCGKAYTTAFYLRIHKQTHTGEKPYECKQCGKAFATSSQLRAHERTHTGEKPYECKQCGKAFARSHQLNGHGRKHTGEKPYEFKQCGKAFARSSYLQIHGRTHTRKKPFGCQQCGKTFASSFHLHIHGRMHTGEKPYKCEQCGKAFAAASSLQLHERIHTGEKPYECKQCGKAFSQSSALHSHEQTHTGEKPYDCKQCGKAFARSFDLHIHERTHTGEKPYECKQCGKAFAASRLLRKHERTHTGEKPYECKQCGKAFATSSQLNTHGRTHTGEKPYECKQCGKAFATSSQLNTHGRTHTGEKPYECQQCGKAYTTAFYLRIHKQTHTGEKPXEWKQGGKTFVRSSDLHRHGRTHTGEKPYECKQCGKAFATSSQLRAHERTHTGEKPYECKQCGKAFARSHQLNSHGRTHTGEKPYECKQCGKAFARSGDLHIHERTHTGEKPYECKQCGKAFAASRVLHKHERIHTGEKPYECKXCGKAFATSYKLNRHRRTHTGEKPYECQQCGKAYTTAFCLHIHKHTHTGEKPYECKQCGKAFTQPSYLHSHEQTHSGEKPXECKQCGKAFARSGDLHTHGRTHTGEKPYECKQCGKAFATASQINRHGRTHSGEKPYECKQCGKAFATSYQLNTHERRHIGEKPYECQQCGKAYTTSFYLQMHKHTNTGEKP